The Montipora capricornis isolate CH-2021 chromosome 6, ASM3666992v2, whole genome shotgun sequence genome has a window encoding:
- the LOC138052655 gene encoding glutathione S-transferase 3, mitochondrial-like — translation MATIVVAKEYGYVVFTTVSSGIMMMYLASNVSKARKKFGISYPKMYDDKEPIFNCYLRAHLNTVENYPMFLYLLLLGGLEHPVACSVGGMVWVVSRIFYAHGYYTGDPSKRMRGSFGYLGLLTMLGCTVKFGLHLLGVIAS, via the exons aTGGCCACTATCGTCGTTGCGAAGGAGTACGGGTATGTTGTTTTCACAACCGTTTCCTCCGGGATCATGATGATGTACCTGGCATCGAATGTGTCCAAGGCAAGGAAGAAGTTTGGCATATCG TACCCAAAGATGTACGATGACAAGGAGCCAATATTCAACTGCTACCTCAGAGCGCATTTGAACAC GGTAGAAAATTATCCCATGTTCTTGTATCTGCTCCTGCTTGGAGGCTTGGAACATCCT gtTGCTTGCTCTGTAGGTGGAATGGTGTGGGTTGTATCAAGGATATTTTATGCTCATGGATATTACACTGGAG ATCCTAGCAAGCGCATGCGAGGAAGCTTTGGTTACTTGGGACTCCTGACAATGCTGGGGTGCACTGTGAAGTTTGGGCTTCACTTGTTAGGTGTAATCGCATCTTAA